In Dermatophilus congolensis, a genomic segment contains:
- a CDS encoding sensor histidine kinase, with translation MIDSMSSDNPPAARPSDARVRAAGAGETTQAGGEAGATRPEADLVGPRSERDLHRFEALCRWSLHFMLFVCAVPMTTKMRMAVVEMSGAPGPLLGNIALAVVAAWGVSSSWVLDRACRERSVRRPLLSVWVVTSLLVTVGAAALAPRSVIYSEGAGALIALGPLGLAANVGVLVVLISWGRAAVVAVAGMGVLGAVYTLGPPQLGVAGTVAMLIMTMWLCVSSIPMAMSTRWMIDVVRRLWRSRQVAADLAVAQERLRFSRDLHDVFGRTLSTVTIKSELAAELARRGDERAVAEMEAVRKIAQTALAEVRGLVRGYRRIDLENELAGARSILRAAGLTPIVSGAVEEITAHLSPEAAEALAWVVREGLTNVLRHGRGGSVRINLFTDEHGCGVAIENNVCGVTSNGTGAGLLGLRERVEAVGGALHVEAQAGAFHLTARIPQMLGAATSSPAMSP, from the coding sequence ATGATCGATTCCATGAGCAGCGACAACCCCCCGGCCGCCCGACCCTCCGATGCAAGGGTGCGAGCGGCCGGGGCGGGCGAGACAACCCAAGCTGGAGGCGAGGCAGGCGCGACGCGGCCGGAGGCGGACCTTGTCGGTCCCCGCAGCGAACGTGACCTGCACCGTTTCGAGGCGCTCTGCCGTTGGTCGCTACATTTCATGCTCTTCGTTTGTGCCGTGCCCATGACCACCAAGATGCGGATGGCGGTCGTTGAGATGAGCGGTGCCCCAGGGCCGCTGCTGGGCAATATTGCCCTGGCAGTGGTGGCCGCGTGGGGTGTCTCCTCGTCATGGGTGCTCGACCGGGCCTGTCGGGAACGGTCGGTGCGCAGGCCACTCCTATCGGTGTGGGTAGTGACGTCGCTACTGGTGACGGTGGGAGCGGCCGCGCTGGCGCCACGCAGTGTCATCTACAGTGAGGGCGCGGGGGCGCTCATCGCGTTGGGGCCGTTGGGGTTGGCCGCGAATGTCGGCGTGTTGGTGGTGCTCATCTCGTGGGGGCGGGCCGCGGTAGTGGCCGTCGCGGGGATGGGGGTACTCGGCGCGGTGTACACGCTCGGGCCGCCGCAGTTGGGCGTGGCGGGGACTGTGGCGATGCTGATAATGACGATGTGGCTCTGTGTCAGCAGCATCCCCATGGCCATGTCGACGCGGTGGATGATCGACGTGGTGCGGCGTCTGTGGCGGTCGCGGCAGGTGGCAGCTGACTTAGCCGTCGCGCAGGAGCGCCTGCGATTCTCGCGTGACTTGCACGATGTGTTCGGGCGGACCCTGTCAACGGTGACCATCAAGAGTGAACTGGCGGCAGAACTCGCACGCCGCGGCGACGAGCGCGCCGTGGCCGAAATGGAGGCCGTCCGCAAGATCGCGCAAACCGCTCTCGCCGAGGTCCGTGGCCTGGTACGGGGGTATCGCCGGATCGACCTCGAAAACGAACTCGCCGGCGCTAGAAGCATATTGCGGGCTGCAGGGCTGACACCGATCGTGTCAGGTGCGGTCGAGGAGATCACGGCGCATCTCTCACCGGAGGCAGCCGAAGCCCTCGCGTGGGTGGTTCGGGAGGGTCTGACCAACGTCCTCCGACACGGTCGTGGTGGGTCGGTGCGCATCAACCTCTTCACCGACGAACACGGCTGCGGCGTCGCTATCGAAAATAACGTCTGCGGTGTCACGAGCAATGGCACCGGAGCTGGACTCCTCGGATTGCGTGAACGGGTCGAGGCCGTCGGCGGGGCCCTCCACGTGGAGGCACAGGCCGGAGCGTTTCATCTCACCGCCCGTATCCCCCAGATGCTCGGAGCGGCGACTTCGTCACCGGCGATGTCGCCATGA
- a CDS encoding response regulator transcription factor: protein MIRLLLADDENMFRDALATLLGLQEDLVVVAQAASGPEAIAMACSHEVDVAVLDLQMPGADGIAVAESLLGGDRPVACLIVTSHGRPGYLKRALELGVRGFLPKTASANVLAEAIRAVHRGGRYVDPELAADAIAAGANPLSPREADVLELAAQGAPVDEIAARAHLSPGTVRNYLSAAVAKTGAANRHEAVHLAQERGWI from the coding sequence ATGATCCGGTTGTTGTTGGCCGATGACGAGAACATGTTCCGCGACGCGTTGGCGACACTTCTCGGCCTGCAAGAGGATTTGGTGGTGGTGGCGCAGGCGGCCTCGGGGCCAGAGGCGATCGCCATGGCTTGCAGTCACGAAGTCGATGTCGCTGTGCTGGACCTTCAGATGCCGGGCGCGGACGGTATCGCGGTTGCAGAGTCGCTGCTCGGTGGGGATCGTCCGGTGGCGTGTCTCATCGTCACCAGCCACGGCCGCCCGGGATACCTCAAGCGGGCGTTGGAGTTGGGCGTACGGGGGTTTCTACCCAAGACCGCGTCGGCGAATGTGCTGGCTGAGGCCATCCGCGCTGTCCACCGCGGCGGGCGCTACGTTGATCCAGAACTCGCCGCGGATGCCATTGCTGCTGGCGCTAACCCCCTCTCACCGCGCGAGGCCGATGTTCTCGAACTCGCTGCTCAGGGCGCTCCTGTGGACGAGATCGCTGCCCGTGCCCACCTGTCACCCGGCACCGTGCGGAACTACCTGTCGGCAGCTGTGGCAAAAACTGGCGCCGCGAATCGGCACGAAGCCGTCCACCTCGCCCAAGAGCGAGGTTGGATCTGA
- a CDS encoding ABC transporter ATP-binding protein, which produces MRFTSSLRRYYVVVVVTALLTAAAGIATPFLVGRATDVIVNAVKDSSGNEVMPTVGWLVAGILGTQLIATVASNIGGYSGDLLSNSIRALMSTRYLDKLLRLPQSWFDSEMTGTIVSRLNRSITEISNFMKAMANTFFAMLLQTAAVFVISAIYYWPLAVLLAIVFPVYVWLTGLTSKKWQKLEGEKNTHVDIAGGRFAEVIGQIRVVRSFVREKHELDTFTGHFDATHATTQAQSKHWHCMDLLRRAVLNLVFSLMYLLIFWRTLQGHFTVGDMVLLIQLITMARTPVEMLSWVLDTAQRAVAGSEDYFRVMNSTEVSSPAALPVVPERSSDAPVLEFDHVHFGYGDGPDVLTDVTFDIKPGEKVALVSESGGGKTTLVNLLLGLYPLRSGHIRLQGIDIASMPHDELRKRISIVFQDPSLFSDTVGENIRYGLPNASHTDLAQATARANAAEFVEKLDGKFDAMIGERGLKLSGGQKQRIAVARAMLKEASVLVLDEATSALDTRSERAVQAGLEELMAGRTSLVIAHRLSTIAGVDRIVTLKSGHVDEIGTPTELAQTGGVYGELLALQRRGEDSYLNAYQTAQ; this is translated from the coding sequence GTGCGGTTCACATCGTCACTGCGGCGGTACTACGTCGTCGTTGTTGTAACAGCATTGCTGACCGCGGCAGCTGGGATCGCCACACCATTCCTCGTGGGGCGCGCCACGGACGTCATCGTTAACGCAGTCAAAGACAGTTCAGGTAACGAAGTCATGCCGACCGTCGGGTGGCTCGTAGCCGGGATCCTAGGCACGCAACTAATCGCCACCGTCGCCTCAAACATCGGCGGCTACTCCGGTGACCTGCTATCAAACTCGATCCGTGCACTCATGTCGACGCGGTACCTTGACAAGCTGCTGCGGCTTCCCCAGTCGTGGTTTGACTCGGAGATGACCGGAACCATCGTCTCGCGCCTGAACCGCTCCATCACCGAGATCTCCAACTTCATGAAAGCAATGGCCAACACGTTCTTCGCGATGCTGCTGCAAACCGCGGCAGTGTTCGTGATCAGCGCGATCTACTACTGGCCCCTGGCCGTGCTGCTGGCGATCGTGTTCCCGGTGTATGTATGGCTGACCGGATTAACGTCCAAAAAATGGCAGAAACTTGAAGGCGAGAAAAATACACACGTCGATATTGCCGGTGGCCGGTTCGCCGAAGTTATCGGACAAATCCGGGTAGTGCGCTCCTTCGTGCGGGAAAAACACGAGCTAGACACCTTCACCGGGCACTTCGACGCCACACACGCCACCACGCAGGCACAGTCCAAACACTGGCACTGCATGGACCTGCTCCGCCGCGCAGTACTGAACCTGGTGTTCTCCCTCATGTACCTGCTGATTTTTTGGCGCACCCTGCAAGGTCATTTCACCGTCGGTGACATGGTGCTGCTCATCCAACTGATCACGATGGCCCGCACACCGGTAGAAATGTTGAGCTGGGTTCTGGACACCGCCCAGCGCGCTGTCGCTGGCTCCGAGGACTACTTCCGGGTGATGAACTCCACTGAAGTATCCTCTCCCGCGGCTCTCCCAGTGGTGCCTGAACGCTCTAGCGATGCGCCGGTTTTGGAGTTCGACCACGTGCACTTCGGGTACGGCGATGGCCCTGATGTACTCACCGACGTCACATTCGACATCAAACCAGGAGAGAAAGTCGCACTCGTCAGCGAATCCGGTGGTGGTAAAACAACACTGGTCAACCTGCTGCTTGGGCTTTATCCACTACGTTCAGGGCACATCCGACTGCAAGGCATTGACATCGCCTCTATGCCGCACGACGAACTACGCAAACGCATATCGATCGTGTTCCAAGACCCATCGTTGTTCTCAGACACTGTCGGTGAAAATATTCGCTACGGCCTACCCAACGCCAGCCACACCGACCTGGCCCAGGCCACGGCTCGCGCTAACGCTGCCGAGTTTGTAGAAAAACTTGACGGAAAATTCGACGCAATGATCGGCGAACGAGGCCTGAAACTTTCTGGTGGGCAGAAACAACGCATCGCGGTAGCGCGAGCCATGCTCAAAGAAGCCTCGGTGCTTGTGTTGGACGAGGCCACCAGCGCCTTGGATACCCGCTCTGAGCGGGCTGTTCAGGCTGGATTGGAAGAGCTGATGGCTGGGCGAACCTCTTTGGTGATCGCGCACCGTCTTTCAACGATCGCGGGGGTGGACCGCATCGTCACTCTCAAATCGGGGCACGTTGACGAGATCGGCACCCCCACAGAGCTCGCGCAAACCGGCGGTGTTTACGGTGAGCTCCTCGCCCTGCAACGCCGCGGCGAAGACTCCTACCTCAACGCCTATCAAACCGCTCAGTGA
- a CDS encoding NnrS family protein → MNVTGPAPLTPKPTTWPNTGPWAASSRIPYLLLCLWAAIVIPLWIQNASWLPYGWHDHEMIFAMGSGALASYVPTAQSSWTCLAPSRCWPVAVLATLWVIARAVMLAPPGTLPRLLYAVFLAAPLWWTVALVVRDLHRSRRGPRRIGPYPCAVLGFCAAAGAVSGWFGSAIMTGEKPGIMPEIAVSMFALLLTGVGGRMVPAFLNSAGQRLGLPSTPLPAWARLPILIPLGIAVLITGTALSAALTCLAGVILAAHMTTWRLQYARYDCLAALTLIAYAWLPIGLILWGWTRLPTNWPLPPPPVWSITASHTLTMGALTGLIVTVMARTSARRGDRRLHPRAASVIGFAILMAAVPVRLAGFTPTSGMIWSFGWAVVLLGHLPHLIGPLQRPVFSARRTL, encoded by the coding sequence GTGAACGTCACGGGCCCCGCCCCCTTGACCCCCAAACCAACCACATGGCCCAACACCGGCCCATGGGCAGCATCCAGCCGCATCCCCTATCTACTGCTATGCCTGTGGGCAGCAATAGTCATACCGCTATGGATACAGAACGCATCATGGCTGCCATACGGATGGCACGACCACGAAATGATCTTCGCCATGGGATCAGGAGCGCTCGCCTCCTACGTACCAACCGCCCAATCAAGCTGGACATGCCTAGCCCCTAGCCGCTGCTGGCCCGTAGCAGTACTTGCCACACTATGGGTCATCGCGCGAGCAGTGATGCTCGCGCCCCCAGGAACACTGCCGCGTCTGCTCTACGCTGTGTTTTTGGCCGCGCCCCTATGGTGGACCGTGGCTCTCGTGGTGCGCGACCTACACCGTTCACGACGCGGACCACGCCGCATCGGCCCATACCCATGCGCAGTCTTGGGTTTTTGCGCTGCTGCCGGAGCAGTCAGCGGATGGTTCGGATCAGCCATCATGACCGGCGAAAAACCTGGAATCATGCCCGAAATCGCCGTGAGCATGTTCGCGCTGCTCCTGACCGGAGTAGGCGGGCGCATGGTTCCCGCATTCCTCAACTCCGCAGGCCAACGCCTCGGATTACCAAGCACACCACTACCAGCATGGGCCAGGCTGCCGATCCTCATACCGTTAGGGATAGCTGTCCTGATCACTGGTACCGCTCTTTCAGCAGCCTTGACGTGCCTGGCAGGAGTGATACTGGCAGCACACATGACAACCTGGCGCCTGCAATACGCCCGCTACGACTGCCTGGCCGCGCTCACCCTCATCGCCTACGCCTGGCTACCCATCGGCCTCATCCTGTGGGGATGGACACGACTACCAACCAACTGGCCACTCCCACCACCACCGGTATGGTCCATCACCGCCTCCCACACCCTAACCATGGGGGCCCTGACCGGACTGATCGTCACCGTCATGGCTCGCACTTCAGCCCGCCGGGGTGACCGCCGCCTACACCCCCGCGCCGCATCCGTGATCGGATTCGCCATCCTCATGGCCGCGGTGCCTGTCCGTCTCGCCGGATTTACTCCCACCTCCGGGATGATCTGGTCCTTTGGGTGGGCAGTTGTGCTCCTAGGACACCTTCCTCACCTCATCGGCCCCCTCCAACGCCCTGTGTTCAGCGCTCGCCGCACCCTGTAA
- a CDS encoding ATP-dependent DNA ligase, with protein MKFSQVVATSQQISATRSRTAKVEAVAHALHLAKPGEARLVAHYLSGSLPQRRTGVGARSLSNLPAPAATDTLQVADVDAIIADIAALSGSGSGARRKEMLTDLFARATADEQRLLRGLFTGQVRHGALDGVLQTAIAAAADVPVDAVRRAVMLAGSSAAVVEDALVGGVQALERVGLVVGRPLMPMLAASAPDVAEAVQQAGEGKQVTVERKLDGIRLQAQKNRDEVRLFTRSLDDITDRLPEVVEVIAAIPAQQAVFDAEAIALRPDGRPHPFQVTAARTASRNDPATLAANTPVSTFVFDVLHRDGHDLLDLPAKERIEQLTALVDEAHLVPRVITDHAEKAAEFFAAQIEAGHEGVVVKNLEAPYAAGRRGAGWIKVKPRHTLELVVLAVEWGSGRRSGKLSNIHLGASDGADGFVMLGKTFKGMTDEMLDWQTTRFLELETQREGYVVHLRPEQVVEIAFDGLQQSTRYPAGLALRFARVLRYRHDKTAVHIDTIDTVRALAGLTHGQ; from the coding sequence ATGAAGTTCTCCCAGGTCGTGGCCACCTCCCAGCAGATATCTGCCACCCGGTCACGCACCGCCAAAGTCGAAGCGGTTGCTCACGCCCTGCACCTAGCCAAGCCAGGAGAGGCACGGCTCGTGGCGCATTACCTGTCAGGGTCGTTACCGCAGCGCCGCACCGGAGTGGGGGCTCGATCGCTGAGTAACCTGCCCGCCCCCGCAGCCACAGACACACTGCAAGTGGCCGATGTTGACGCGATCATCGCCGACATTGCTGCCCTCAGCGGGTCCGGGTCAGGCGCACGCCGTAAAGAAATGCTGACCGACCTGTTCGCACGCGCCACAGCTGACGAGCAACGCCTGCTGCGTGGCTTATTCACCGGTCAGGTACGGCACGGAGCGCTGGACGGGGTCCTGCAAACAGCTATCGCTGCCGCCGCGGACGTGCCGGTGGATGCGGTGCGTCGTGCCGTGATGCTCGCAGGGTCTTCAGCAGCGGTGGTCGAAGACGCCCTCGTTGGTGGGGTGCAGGCATTAGAACGTGTCGGCCTGGTTGTGGGGCGCCCACTGATGCCGATGCTCGCAGCTTCAGCCCCAGACGTTGCTGAAGCTGTGCAGCAAGCAGGCGAGGGAAAACAGGTCACGGTAGAACGCAAACTTGATGGAATCCGGCTACAGGCACAGAAAAACCGTGACGAGGTGCGGTTGTTCACGCGATCCCTCGACGACATCACGGACCGGCTACCGGAGGTCGTTGAGGTGATCGCTGCGATCCCAGCCCAGCAGGCAGTATTCGACGCCGAAGCTATCGCGCTGCGCCCTGACGGGCGACCACACCCGTTTCAGGTCACCGCTGCCCGCACCGCCAGCCGTAACGACCCCGCAACGCTGGCAGCCAATACACCCGTGTCGACGTTCGTGTTCGATGTACTGCACCGCGACGGGCACGACCTGCTCGACCTCCCCGCCAAAGAACGTATCGAGCAACTCACCGCACTCGTCGATGAGGCACACCTGGTTCCGCGTGTGATCACCGACCACGCCGAAAAGGCCGCAGAGTTCTTCGCTGCGCAGATCGAGGCCGGACACGAAGGCGTAGTGGTGAAAAATCTAGAAGCCCCGTATGCAGCCGGACGCCGCGGCGCAGGCTGGATCAAAGTCAAACCCCGGCACACCCTCGAACTTGTTGTTCTTGCTGTGGAGTGGGGCAGCGGACGTCGCAGCGGGAAACTGTCCAATATCCACCTGGGCGCCAGTGATGGAGCTGACGGGTTTGTCATGCTCGGTAAAACATTCAAAGGCATGACAGACGAAATGCTGGACTGGCAAACCACCCGGTTCCTTGAACTGGAAACCCAGCGAGAAGGCTACGTAGTTCACCTACGCCCAGAACAAGTAGTGGAGATCGCATTTGACGGTCTCCAACAGTCAACACGCTACCCCGCAGGGCTGGCCCTACGATTCGCGCGAGTACTGCGCTACCGCCACGACAAAACCGCTGTCCACATCGACACCATCGACACCGTCCGCGCACTCGCTGGCCTCACACATGGTCAGTGA
- the selD gene encoding selenide, water dikinase SelD, whose amino-acid sequence MNPTTPARLTQYAHGGGCACKIPPNELETMVAGLTGKTDPALVVGLDHGDDAAAVLIDPSSPTVAISTTDFFTPVVDDPYDWGRIAAANALSDIYAMGGTPILAINLLGWPRDILPTDIATEVLRGGFAVCNRAGTPLAGGHSIDNPEPIYGLAVTGIGDSNQLLRNDAAKAGLPISITKPLGVGILNNRHKTTGEVFPHAINTMVQLNDAASRAALTAGITAATDITGFGLLGHLHKMARASGVSARIDPSAVPYLEGARQSLADGFIPGGSRRNLDWVRPHLRTGLPEEELLLLADAQTSGGLLLAGEIPGATVIGEFIPRTSSTIHT is encoded by the coding sequence GTGAACCCAACCACACCTGCACGCCTGACCCAATACGCTCACGGCGGCGGCTGCGCATGCAAAATCCCACCCAACGAACTCGAAACCATGGTTGCTGGGCTCACCGGAAAAACCGACCCAGCTCTGGTCGTGGGCCTGGACCACGGTGATGACGCCGCCGCCGTCCTGATCGACCCCTCTAGCCCTACTGTCGCGATCTCCACTACTGACTTTTTCACCCCCGTCGTCGATGACCCTTACGACTGGGGCCGCATCGCCGCAGCCAATGCTCTGTCTGATATCTACGCCATGGGGGGCACCCCAATCCTGGCTATCAACCTGCTTGGCTGGCCGCGCGACATTCTTCCTACCGATATTGCTACTGAAGTGCTCCGCGGAGGCTTTGCGGTGTGCAACCGCGCCGGCACTCCCCTAGCTGGTGGCCACTCCATCGATAACCCCGAACCTATCTACGGGCTGGCTGTCACTGGTATCGGGGACAGCAACCAACTCCTGCGCAACGATGCCGCCAAAGCAGGCCTTCCCATCTCGATCACCAAACCCCTTGGGGTTGGCATCCTCAATAACCGTCACAAAACCACCGGGGAGGTGTTTCCTCACGCCATCAACACCATGGTGCAGCTCAACGACGCAGCATCCAGGGCAGCTCTCACCGCTGGAATCACCGCAGCGACTGACATCACCGGGTTCGGGTTGCTGGGGCATCTGCACAAAATGGCTCGCGCCTCTGGCGTTTCTGCCCGGATCGACCCCAGCGCGGTCCCTTACCTCGAGGGTGCCCGTCAGTCTTTGGCTGATGGGTTTATTCCCGGTGGCAGTCGTCGCAATCTGGACTGGGTTCGCCCGCACCTGCGCACCGGTTTACCTGAAGAAGAACTGCTGCTGTTGGCGGACGCCCAAACATCTGGCGGGCTGCTTTTAGCTGGAGAGATACCTGGCGCCACCGTCATCGGTGAATTCATCCCCCGCACTAGTAGCACCATTCACACTTAG
- a CDS encoding DsbA family protein gives MTKADRAAKIAAAAPKRRGPGPAVIVALLVVAALIVVGVWQVSSGSQGSQSTVNSAGVPKGGDANGGLNAFPGVKLADGAPKVEVFTDFQCPFCGHLAKFNGEAMNKLAKEGKIQLVEHHMKFLDENMRRGEKGPSHAAANAAYCAADEGVYPQVAHGIFVNQPEVEGQGFPDDLFTKLAQGAGVKGEALDRFEKCVSKKKYVDYVKKSDEMSARMQVTSTPAVRINGKDIAKEDMSQLVSAANTFETVLAKY, from the coding sequence ATGACGAAAGCGGACCGAGCGGCCAAAATTGCGGCAGCAGCACCTAAACGACGCGGCCCCGGGCCAGCGGTTATTGTCGCGTTGCTTGTTGTCGCGGCACTGATTGTGGTGGGTGTGTGGCAGGTAAGTAGTGGTTCGCAAGGCTCGCAGTCCACAGTGAACAGCGCAGGTGTGCCTAAAGGCGGTGACGCTAATGGCGGACTCAACGCGTTCCCCGGCGTGAAACTTGCCGACGGCGCACCGAAAGTTGAAGTATTCACCGATTTCCAATGCCCCTTCTGTGGGCATCTAGCGAAATTTAATGGCGAAGCAATGAACAAGCTCGCCAAAGAAGGAAAAATCCAGCTCGTCGAACACCACATGAAATTCCTCGACGAAAACATGCGTCGAGGTGAAAAAGGCCCATCCCACGCCGCCGCGAACGCCGCCTACTGCGCAGCAGATGAAGGCGTGTACCCGCAGGTTGCACACGGTATTTTCGTGAATCAGCCCGAGGTAGAAGGGCAAGGATTCCCCGACGACCTGTTCACCAAGTTGGCTCAAGGTGCGGGTGTCAAAGGTGAAGCCCTTGACCGGTTCGAAAAATGCGTCTCCAAGAAAAAATACGTCGACTACGTCAAAAAGAGTGACGAAATGAGCGCGAGAATGCAGGTGACAAGCACACCTGCGGTGCGTATCAACGGTAAAGATATCGCTAAAGAAGACATGTCTCAGCTGGTTTCTGCAGCGAACACCTTCGAAACGGTGCTGGCTAAATACTGA